One window of Amaranthus tricolor cultivar Red isolate AtriRed21 chromosome 13, ASM2621246v1, whole genome shotgun sequence genomic DNA carries:
- the LOC130797580 gene encoding chloride channel protein CLC-b-like isoform X1 yields MESTGDPPSNNMNSNGINHESTHSDERFTPQMEAEETSINGETDIECNTLHQPLLKRNRTLSASHLAMVGAKVSYIESLDYEINENDLFRQDWRSRSKIQVLQYVFLKWKLAFLVGLLTGLIATLINLAVENIAGYKLLLVSDYVQQKRYMMGLISLTGANFLLTLSATVLVVFLAPTAAGPGIPEIKAYLNGIDTPNMYGAPTLFVKIIGSIGAVSAGLDLGKEGPLVHIGSCIASLLGQGGTEKHRVKWRWYRYMNNDRDRRDLITCGASSGVCAAFRSPVGGVLFALEEVATWWRSALLWRTFFSTAVVVVILRAFIEYCSAGQCGLFGNGGLIMFDVSNVTVRYHMMDIIPVALIGLIGGVLGSLYNYVLHKVLRLYSIINERGKLAKILLSLTVSVFTSVCVYSLPFLASCTQCDPSIPSSECSTTGRTGNFKRFNCPNGYYNDLASLLFSTNDDAVRNIFSTNTRGEFHPVSLLIYFALYCILGLFTFGIAVPSGLFLPIILMGSAYGRLLGIAMGSYTKIDPGLYAVLGAASLMAGSMRMTVSLCVIFLELTNNLLLLPITMLVLLIAKSVGDCFNPSIYEIILHLKGLPFLDANPEPWMRNLTVGELADVKPPLVSLQGVEKVSRIVDVLKNTTHNGFPVIDDDATIPTSEGTKVRELHGLILRAHLVAVLKKKWFVQQPRKTEEWEVREKFTWVELAERDLDFEQVAISKHEMEMYVDLHPFTNKTPYTVVEDMSVAKAMVLFRQVALRHMLIVPKYQGAGVYPVIGILTRQDLRAHNIQSVFPHIARSKGREKQK; encoded by the exons ATGGAATCAACTGGAGATCCACCATCAAACAACATGAACTCAAATGGAATAAATCACGAGTCAACTCATTCGGATGAACGATTTACCCCACAAATGGAAGCTGAAGAAACATCTATCAATGGAGAAACAGACATTGAATGTAATACCCTGCATCAACCTTTGTTAAAGAGAAACAGAACACTTTCTGCAAGTCATTTAGCCATGGTTGGAGCTAAGGTTTCTTATATCGAAAGCCTCGATTACGA GATCAATGAGAATGATCTGTTTAGGCAAGATTGGAGAAGTCGATCTAAAATTCAAGTATTACAATATGTGTTTTTGAAGTGGAAACTTGCATTTTTGGTGGGATTGTTAACGGGTCTTATTGCTACTCTTATCAATCTTGCTGTTGAGAATATTGCTGGGTATAAGTTGTTGCTTGTGTCTGATTACGTTCAGCAAAAGAG GTATATGATGGGATTGATTTCATTGACTGGGGCAAATTTTTTGCTGACTCTAAGTGCAACAGTGCTAGTTGTATTCCTTGCTCCTACAGCAGCTGGACCTGGTATTCCTGAAATTAAAGCTTACCTTAATGGTATTGATACACCCAATATGTATGGGGCACCAACCTTGTTTGTTAAG ATAATTGGGAGCATTGGAGCAGTATCAGCTGGTTTAGACCTTGGTAAAGAAGGACCGTTAGTGCACATTGGATCATGCATTGCTTCGTTACTTGGCCAGGGCGGAACAGAAAAGCATAGAGTCAAATGGAGGTGGTATCGTTACATGAACAACGACAGAGACCGGAGAGATCTAATCACATGTGGGGCTTCTTCAGGAGTTTGTGCAGCGTTTAGGTCCCCGGTAGGAGGTGTACTCTTTGCTCTCGAAGAAGTGGCAACATGGTGGAGGAGTGCTCTGCTTTGGAGAACTTTCTTTAGCACAGCTGTTGTGGTTGTAATACTCAGGGCTTTCATCGAGTACTGCAGTGCGGGACAATGTGGCCTTTTTGGCAATGGAGGACTCATTATGTTTGATGTGAGCAACGTAACTGTGCGTTACCACATGATGGATATCATCCCGGTTGCCCTTATAGGACTAATTGGTGGTGTTCTTGGAAGTCTTTACAACTATGTCCTGCACAAAGTTCTCAGACTTTACAGTATCATTAATGA GAGGGGAAAATTAGCTAAGATCCTTCTTAGCCTTACAGTCTCAGTTTTTAcatctgtgtgtgtgtatagTCTGCCCTTCCTTGCTAGTTGCACCCAGTGTGATCCTTCCATTCCAAGTTCCGAGTGCTCCACAACTGGAAGAACAGGAAACTTCAAGAGATTCAACTGCCCAAATGGCTATTACAATGATCTTGCCAGCTTACTCTTTTCCACCAATGATGATGCTGTTCGAAACATCTTTTCCACAAATACCCGAGGCGAGTTTCACCCAGTGTCTCTCCTAATCTACTTTGCTCTTTACTGCATCTTGGGACTCTTTACCTTTGGCATTGCTGTACCTTCTGGACTCTTCCTTCCCATCATTCTCATGGGTTCTGCATACGGGCGTCTGCTTGGTATTGCCATGGGAAGTTACACAAAAATTGATCCAGGTCTCTATGCAGTCCTAGGTGCAGCGTCTCTCATGGCAGGATCAATGAGGATGACTGTTTCGCTTTGTGTGATTTTCCTCGAACTCACCAACAACCTACTGTTACTCCCCATAACGATGCTTGTGCTTCTCATAGCAAAATCTGTGGGAGATTGCTTCAATCCTAGCATCTACGAGATTATACTACACCTTAAAGGCCTACCTTTCTTAGATGCAAACCCTGAACCATGGATGAGGAATCTGACTGTCGGAGAGCTTGCTGATGTAAAGCCTCCTTTGGTCAGTCTTCAAGGAGTTGAAAAGGTATCTCGCATTGTAGACGTGCTGAAAAACACAACCCACAATGGATTCCCTGTCATAGATGATGACGCAACAATTCCAACAAGTGAAGGGACAAAGGTAAGGGAGCTGCACGGGCTGATTTTAAGAGCTCATCTCGTAGCTGTGCTAAAGAAAAAGTGGTTCGTACAACAGCCAAGAAAAACAGAGGAGTGGGAAGTTAGGGAGAAATTTACCTGGGTTGAATTGGCAGAAAGAGACCTCGACTTTGAACAAGTAGCCATATCAAAACATGAAATGGAGATGTATGTTGATCTGCATCCATTCACGAACAAAACTCCTTATACTGTAGTAGAGGACATGTCGGTAGCAAAGGCGATGGTGCTGTTCAGGCAGGTTGCGCTTCGACATATGCTCATCGTACCCAAGTACCAAGGAGCCGGC GTATATCCTGTTATTGGAATTTTAACAAGGCAAGACTTGAGAGCGCACAATATTCAGAGTGTATTCCCACATATTGCGAGGTCCAAAGGCAGGGAAAAGCAGAAATGA
- the LOC130797581 gene encoding uncharacterized protein LOC130797581, with protein MEAAALTCKLQNSLKPSISSAMAVSFLSPLHLSVTSTTLFSQRRFISYTLRTQPSPPPASTSLTQPPPTSLVLNPNNIPNSSSPDSSPPISCALQCPHFQSCSGCTHEYDLHRPGIVDEAADFFGNLGVSDFTFDSCRLYGWRCRAKLAVRGSSVNPLIGLYEEGTHNVVDIPQCKAHHPSINAAVELLRRGITELEVEPYDEDLGTGELRYVQMAVTTHNTSLPFSERYKKGKVQVSLVWNSRNETSPSFEKLNSLANFLWTNGGQRCKIHLIHSVWANFQTSKNNIIFGNRWRHLIGDRDFWEQVGGIDIYLTPSSFGQANTRAFDSLLRRLHKYVPYGSSVADLYGGAGVIGLSLVVSRKCRSVKCVEINKESKYCFEKTIGRLPNNVDSSMSWNHADASLEPLSWLIGFDVVVVDPPRKGLDKSLLSALQTISSVKRKAITSSSSPSNVKDEKRPWILREKESSISIQSTTNELESDVLPQTLIYISCGWDSFKRDCKQLLSNKAWHLDNAHGFNFFPGTQSIEVLAIFRRGCGSSLKKKGSKKKPKKSKRG; from the exons ATGGAAGCAGCAGCACTAACCTGCAAACtgcaaaatagtttaaagcCTTCAATCTCCTCCGCCATGGCAGTCTcgtttctctctcctcttcatCTCTCAGTCACTTCCACTACTCTTTTCTCTCAACGCCGCTTCATTTCCTATACTCTCCGCACCCAACCATCTCCGCCACCAGCGTCTACATCTCTAACACAACCACCACCTACTTCTCTTGTCTTAAACCCTAATAACATCCCCAATTCTTCATCTCCAGATTCTTCTCCTCCTATATCTTGCGCTCTTCAATGCCCCCATTTTCAATC TTGCTCGGGTTGTACGCACGAATATGACCTTCACCGTCCAGGCATTGTTGATGAGGCTGCTGACTTCTTTGGCAATCTTGGTGTCTCCGATTTTACATTTGATAGTTGCAGATTG TATGGATGGAGATGTCGAGCAAAGCTTGCTGTTCGTGGTTCATCTGTGAATCCTCTAATCGGTCTCTATGAGGAGGGTACTCACAATGTTGTGGACATTCCACAATGCAAAG CTCATCATCCAAGTATTAATGCCGCTGTTGAGCTTCTTAGAAGAG GTATTACTGAATTAGAAGTGGAGCCATATGATGAAGACTTGGGGACGGGTGAACTACGATATGTGCAA ATGGCTGTGACAACACATAACACTTCACTTCCATTTTCTGAAAGATATAAAAAGG GGAAAGTACAGGTGAGCTTAGTTTGGAATTCAAGAAATGAGACTTCTCCAAGCTTTGAGAAACTCAATTCTTTGGCAAAT TTTCTGTGGACAAATGGTGGCCAAAGGTGCAAAATTCATCTAATTCACTCTGTTTGGGCCAACTTTCAAACATCAAAGAACAAT ATAATTTTTGGCAATAGATGGAGACATCTTATCGGTGATAGAGACTTTTGGGAGCAAGTTGGAGGAATTGATATTTATTTGACTCCTTCCAGCTTTGGACAAGCTAATACACGA GCCTTTGATTCATTACTCCGCAGGCTACATAAGTATGTTCCATATGGATCATCAGTAGCTGATCTATACGGAGGAGCTGGTGTTATTGGATTATCATTAGTTGTCTCAAGAAAATGTCG GAGTGTTAAATGTGTTGAGATTAACAAGGAATCAAAGTATTGCTTTGAAAAGACAATCGGCCGattaccaaataatgttgacaGCAGCATGAGCTGGAACCATGCAGATGCTTCTCTG GAACCTCTTTCTTGGCTGATAGGATTTGATGTAGTTGTGGTTGACCCTCCCAGAAAAGGGCTGGATAAGTCACTGCTTAGCGCATTGCAAACAATATCATCAGTAAAGCGTAAGGCAATCACTTCTTCCAG CTCTCCCTCAAATGTGAAAGATGAAAAGAGACCATGGATCTTGCGAGAAAAGGAATCTTCTATCagcattcaaagcacaacaaaTGAATTAGAAAGTGATGTGCTTCCCcaaacactaatatatataagCTGTGGATGGGATAGCTTCAAAAGG GACTGCAAACAGTTGTTATCAAACAAGGCCTGGCATTTGGATAATGCTCATGGCTTCAACTTCTTTCCTGGAACACAGAG TATTGAGGTTTTGGCCATATTCAGAAGGGGTTGTGGGTCGAGTCTAAAGAAGAAGGGATCCAAAAAGAAGCCTAAGAAGTCAAAAAGAGGATGA
- the LOC130797580 gene encoding chloride channel protein CLC-b-like isoform X2, with protein MMGLISLTGANFLLTLSATVLVVFLAPTAAGPGIPEIKAYLNGIDTPNMYGAPTLFVKIIGSIGAVSAGLDLGKEGPLVHIGSCIASLLGQGGTEKHRVKWRWYRYMNNDRDRRDLITCGASSGVCAAFRSPVGGVLFALEEVATWWRSALLWRTFFSTAVVVVILRAFIEYCSAGQCGLFGNGGLIMFDVSNVTVRYHMMDIIPVALIGLIGGVLGSLYNYVLHKVLRLYSIINERGKLAKILLSLTVSVFTSVCVYSLPFLASCTQCDPSIPSSECSTTGRTGNFKRFNCPNGYYNDLASLLFSTNDDAVRNIFSTNTRGEFHPVSLLIYFALYCILGLFTFGIAVPSGLFLPIILMGSAYGRLLGIAMGSYTKIDPGLYAVLGAASLMAGSMRMTVSLCVIFLELTNNLLLLPITMLVLLIAKSVGDCFNPSIYEIILHLKGLPFLDANPEPWMRNLTVGELADVKPPLVSLQGVEKVSRIVDVLKNTTHNGFPVIDDDATIPTSEGTKVRELHGLILRAHLVAVLKKKWFVQQPRKTEEWEVREKFTWVELAERDLDFEQVAISKHEMEMYVDLHPFTNKTPYTVVEDMSVAKAMVLFRQVALRHMLIVPKYQGAGVYPVIGILTRQDLRAHNIQSVFPHIARSKGREKQK; from the exons ATGATGGGATTGATTTCATTGACTGGGGCAAATTTTTTGCTGACTCTAAGTGCAACAGTGCTAGTTGTATTCCTTGCTCCTACAGCAGCTGGACCTGGTATTCCTGAAATTAAAGCTTACCTTAATGGTATTGATACACCCAATATGTATGGGGCACCAACCTTGTTTGTTAAG ATAATTGGGAGCATTGGAGCAGTATCAGCTGGTTTAGACCTTGGTAAAGAAGGACCGTTAGTGCACATTGGATCATGCATTGCTTCGTTACTTGGCCAGGGCGGAACAGAAAAGCATAGAGTCAAATGGAGGTGGTATCGTTACATGAACAACGACAGAGACCGGAGAGATCTAATCACATGTGGGGCTTCTTCAGGAGTTTGTGCAGCGTTTAGGTCCCCGGTAGGAGGTGTACTCTTTGCTCTCGAAGAAGTGGCAACATGGTGGAGGAGTGCTCTGCTTTGGAGAACTTTCTTTAGCACAGCTGTTGTGGTTGTAATACTCAGGGCTTTCATCGAGTACTGCAGTGCGGGACAATGTGGCCTTTTTGGCAATGGAGGACTCATTATGTTTGATGTGAGCAACGTAACTGTGCGTTACCACATGATGGATATCATCCCGGTTGCCCTTATAGGACTAATTGGTGGTGTTCTTGGAAGTCTTTACAACTATGTCCTGCACAAAGTTCTCAGACTTTACAGTATCATTAATGA GAGGGGAAAATTAGCTAAGATCCTTCTTAGCCTTACAGTCTCAGTTTTTAcatctgtgtgtgtgtatagTCTGCCCTTCCTTGCTAGTTGCACCCAGTGTGATCCTTCCATTCCAAGTTCCGAGTGCTCCACAACTGGAAGAACAGGAAACTTCAAGAGATTCAACTGCCCAAATGGCTATTACAATGATCTTGCCAGCTTACTCTTTTCCACCAATGATGATGCTGTTCGAAACATCTTTTCCACAAATACCCGAGGCGAGTTTCACCCAGTGTCTCTCCTAATCTACTTTGCTCTTTACTGCATCTTGGGACTCTTTACCTTTGGCATTGCTGTACCTTCTGGACTCTTCCTTCCCATCATTCTCATGGGTTCTGCATACGGGCGTCTGCTTGGTATTGCCATGGGAAGTTACACAAAAATTGATCCAGGTCTCTATGCAGTCCTAGGTGCAGCGTCTCTCATGGCAGGATCAATGAGGATGACTGTTTCGCTTTGTGTGATTTTCCTCGAACTCACCAACAACCTACTGTTACTCCCCATAACGATGCTTGTGCTTCTCATAGCAAAATCTGTGGGAGATTGCTTCAATCCTAGCATCTACGAGATTATACTACACCTTAAAGGCCTACCTTTCTTAGATGCAAACCCTGAACCATGGATGAGGAATCTGACTGTCGGAGAGCTTGCTGATGTAAAGCCTCCTTTGGTCAGTCTTCAAGGAGTTGAAAAGGTATCTCGCATTGTAGACGTGCTGAAAAACACAACCCACAATGGATTCCCTGTCATAGATGATGACGCAACAATTCCAACAAGTGAAGGGACAAAGGTAAGGGAGCTGCACGGGCTGATTTTAAGAGCTCATCTCGTAGCTGTGCTAAAGAAAAAGTGGTTCGTACAACAGCCAAGAAAAACAGAGGAGTGGGAAGTTAGGGAGAAATTTACCTGGGTTGAATTGGCAGAAAGAGACCTCGACTTTGAACAAGTAGCCATATCAAAACATGAAATGGAGATGTATGTTGATCTGCATCCATTCACGAACAAAACTCCTTATACTGTAGTAGAGGACATGTCGGTAGCAAAGGCGATGGTGCTGTTCAGGCAGGTTGCGCTTCGACATATGCTCATCGTACCCAAGTACCAAGGAGCCGGC GTATATCCTGTTATTGGAATTTTAACAAGGCAAGACTTGAGAGCGCACAATATTCAGAGTGTATTCCCACATATTGCGAGGTCCAAAGGCAGGGAAAAGCAGAAATGA